The genomic DNA GTAGTCTCAAGAATCTTGATAACATCGAGCAGTGATGTGGGGATACCGGTCCCTACTACAAACGTTCCCACATCCGGTGCCTTACCAGCCGCGATGTTGGCAGATACGATGTCTTGCACATATACATAGTCCCTTGTCTGCAATCCGTCTCCATTCACCTTTAACGATTCTCCTTTAGAGAGTTTGTCGGTAAAGACGGCGATGACACCGCCTTCCCCTTTGGCCGTCTGTCTAGGACCATAAACATTTCCGTATCTCAAAATGGTGTAAGGGATAGAAAAGAGGTCGTGATAGAGGGTGATATATCGTTCAGCTGCTAGCTTGGAGAGGCCATAAAATGAAAGGGGAGAAGCAGGCACATCTTCGGTGAGCACAGACTCGGATGAATTTCCGTATACAGCAGAAGTGGAAGAAAAGACAAATTTCTTCAGGGACAAATTCCTGCATGCTTCCAAGATATTGATTGTGCCTCCCACATTCACCAACATATCCATGTGCGGATCATTCAATGACCGGTTCACATCTGCCTGGGCTGCAAGGTGATAGATAACATCCGGTTTAATGGAAGTGATGAGTTCCCTTGCTTCTTGAGATCTTATATCCAACTGATGAAACGAAGCGGAAGCAGGCAGATGCTTTACTTTTCCGCTGCTTAGATCATCGATGATATGAACGTCCAAGCCCTCTTTGATCAAATTGTCTGCCAGATGAGAGCCGATGAAACCCGCTCCACCGGTAACAATAGCTTTTTCCATAGTATTCACCTCTGTTTTTAATACCCTATGCAAAAAAGATGATTCGGGTTGAACAGCACGCCCATGTAAGGGTGTTTTAGATGCCTAAAGTTTTGAGCATGCCATAGAAGTGAATTCTATAAGCTTCGTGCCCAAACTGCGATTTGAGGTGGAGAAGGGCATTTTCGATGATGTACGAACGCAGCTGTCCATCATCCATCAGCTGCACCGCCTGCTCGACTGCTGTCTGGACGTTCCCGATTGAATAATATTTTCCCGTTTGGTTATGGAGCACGGCGCTTCTGATCCCGTCTGAATCTGATGTGAGGACGGGACATCTGCAACTCATCGCTTCCAAAGGGGAGTAAGGGGCTCCTTCGACCTTGGACGTGCAGCACAGGAATCCTCCGGAATCACCGATCCTCGAGAAATAATGAGGCATCTGGGAATGGGGGACATTCTGAAGGAGGTGAAGGTGGTCATCAAGTTTTAAAATCGATTTCAGCGTGTTGAAATCCTGACGTTCTTTTGGTGTGGAGAGACTTGGATCTTCGAACATATATAGCTGGACTCCAGGCTTCCTTTTGATCATCTCGTGCCCGATGTGCAGGAATTCCCTCCAGTTTTTATTATCCTCGAGCCTGCCGATCCATGCGATGATCGGGGATGGGTGCTTCGGGAGCGCTCTGTAGGCAAAGGCATCCGCATCAAAGCAGTTATTGAATCCGAATGTTGGGGTACCAGGGAAAAACTCATTGAATATAGCTCCGATATGCGGTGTTTTCGGATAGAGCAACCCATCGCAGAATTGATTGACATAGGGAATGGCATTTTTCATCTCAGCCCGTGCTGTTGCCTGGGGACCATATCCTTGTATCTCCAATAGGATCTTCCCCTTGTAACCAAGTTTCCGGAATCGTTCCATGCCTCTGTAGTCGGATGTGATGATGATGGCATCGTACCGGCCTTTTTTTAGGATCCTCTGGATGTCTGCATCCTGATCAGCGATATACACATTGCTTTCTTCGTGGTTCAACAGATCCCTTTTCTTGCTGTAGTAGAGAAAGTCGCTCTGGATCCCTGCAGAACGCAAAGCGGCAGCCCTCTGTCGATTCAGCGTTTCTACGCCGCCACTTGGGACATAGAAGACAAATAAAACATTCAAGATAGTATCCTCCTTTAACCGAATGGACTTGTAGGTCCTTATTA from Rossellomorea marisflavi includes the following:
- a CDS encoding glycosyltransferase family 4 protein produces the protein MNVLFVFYVPSGGVETLNRQRAAALRSAGIQSDFLYYSKKRDLLNHEESNVYIADQDADIQRILKKGRYDAIIITSDYRGMERFRKLGYKGKILLEIQGYGPQATARAEMKNAIPYVNQFCDGLLYPKTPHIGAIFNEFFPGTPTFGFNNCFDADAFAYRALPKHPSPIIAWIGRLEDNKNWREFLHIGHEMIKRKPGVQLYMFEDPSLSTPKERQDFNTLKSILKLDDHLHLLQNVPHSQMPHYFSRIGDSGGFLCCTSKVEGAPYSPLEAMSCRCPVLTSDSDGIRSAVLHNQTGKYYSIGNVQTAVEQAVQLMDDGQLRSYIIENALLHLKSQFGHEAYRIHFYGMLKTLGI
- a CDS encoding NAD-dependent epimerase/dehydratase family protein, which produces MEKAIVTGGAGFIGSHLADNLIKEGLDVHIIDDLSSGKVKHLPASASFHQLDIRSQEARELITSIKPDVIYHLAAQADVNRSLNDPHMDMLVNVGGTINILEACRNLSLKKFVFSSTSAVYGNSSESVLTEDVPASPLSFYGLSKLAAERYITLYHDLFSIPYTILRYGNVYGPRQTAKGEGGVIAVFTDKLSKGESLKVNGDGLQTRDYVYVQDIVSANIAAGKAPDVGTFVVGTGIPTSLLDVIKILETTTGKSIPYIHGQDRPGDIKHSCLDPALISRVLGWTPRFNMDMGISETVCR